The genomic DNA TGAAATGTTTACATTCGCCTTTGCAATGCTGCTCTAGTCAGAAAAACACCTGACTAGAGAGCACATGGCATATAAAAAAGCGGCTGCGTCAAAATAAGAGATGGGCTATTTATAGCTATGCTTCAAACACTATTAATGGTGCAATCCTGTCCCTTTGGCCACGGACGCCACGTCTTGTTGGATATTTTCGGCTATATTAGCTAATACTGCTAACTCTTGAGTGGTGAATGGATGAATTAACACAGACTCTCGCCCATTTTTACCCACAACCGTAGGTAGACTCATCACTACATTGTGTAATCCATACTCGCCATCAATCATAGTGGCAATAGGAAGTACTGAACGTTCATCTATCATGATCGATTGGATAATGCGAAACACACTAGCGGCAATACCGTGAGAGGTGTTTTGCTTACGCTTAAAAATCTCAAACCCAACATGTTTTACTGATTCCAGTAATTCGTCGGCATCAATTCGATCTAACTGGTTGGTATCACAATAGTAATCTGCGGGTTGACCGGCAATACTGATGAGGCTTTTCGGTGTAAAACAGTTGCTACCGTGCTCTCCTAGCACGTAACCAAAGACGTTCTTAGGATCTAGGTTGACGCGACTCGCTACAATGGACATTAAGCGTGCTGTATCTATCACACAGCCACTACTGATCACCTTACTGGCGGCAAAGTCGGTATTTTTGACAATGAAATGAGTGACAATGTCACAAGGATTACTGACTACAATTAAGGTGGTATTGGGGGCGACAAGGTTCACTTGCTGCGCAATATCTACACCAATCTTGGCATTAATCTCTGCCAGATCCATACGAGTCTGACCTTGTTTAATTTGCGCACCTGCGGTGATCACAACAATGTCTGCATTCTTAAGGGACTGGTAATCATCACTTCCAATAATTTGAGTATTTTTAGAAAAGGTCAGCGCCGCCGTATGGCGAAAATCAAGCACTTCCCCTTCTGCTCTCTGTAAGTTTTGATCCAGCACCACCAACTCACTCACACTCCCCAGTGTCAGTAAATAATTACAGATCCCAACACCGACCGAACCTGCGCCTATCACACCAATTTTCATCGTCACTCCATGATTTAAACTATTAGAAATTAGTCTATTTTACTAACAGCAAGCGCAAAAACACCAACTTTATTTTAGCTTTTAAAATTAATTAAGTGTTATGTGCTGACTACTGACTAAAACTTAGAATATAACGATGAGCAGTAGGCAAATATTCTCCTTGTACACTAGCACTGCTACCTTTTAATTTCGCATAAAGAGGAGAAGTGCCAGCCAGCAAAACAGTACGTTATGGCTTTTACGCTTGTTTAAGCGATAGCGGCAAGCCTGCCACGACTAAGGTTACGTTATCCGCTTTCTGCGCTATCGCTTGGTTGAGCCAACCGGCTTCATCGGCAAAGCGGCGAGTTAACTCCCCTAATGGTACAATGCCAGAGCCGACCTCATTACTGATAAAAATAACCTCGCCTTTCAGCTGAGGTAAACACGCTAATAACGCCTGCTTTTGTTGTTGCCATAGTGCATCACAAGCTTGTGAATCTTCACTGGCGATAAGGTGATTGGTCAGATATAAGGTGAGACAATCGACTAAAATAACGCAGTCATCGGCGCTGTGTTGCTGTAATGTGCTGGCCAATGCCATGGGGGTTTCAATTAATTGCCAATCAAGTTTTGAGTCCATTCTATCTTGTTGGTGTCTGGCGATGCGCTCGGCCATCTCTCCATCTAAGGCGGTGGCCGTTGCAATGTAAATACAGCGCAAGCCTTGCTCTGCATACTGTTTGGCCATGGATTCCCCATAGCGACTTTTTCCCGAACGCGCCCCCCCTAATACCAGATGGATCATGATGATAAACCTATAGTTAAAATGATGATGTAACACACCAGTTCGCTGACTTGTTGCGCAGCGCCTAATGTATCACCGGTATAGCCCCCGATTTGGCGATGAAATCCCCATACCAGAAGCTGTCTTGTGACCACTAATGTCAGCAACAAGATACACGACAACGTCAGCGTCAATATACCGCTTAAACCCCCTAACACAATAAGACCCGTTACGCATAAAATGAGGAGATCATTGATGTGCTGAAATTGTGCTAACGGCTTGGATTTACTTCCATTATCTTCGCTGACGTATTGCTCAGAGTAAATGATACTGGCGGCCACTACGCGACTTAAACAATGCGCTGCAATTAACGCAACCACCGCATACACCGGATTAAAAGCCGCAATTTCCACCAACAGTTGCCACTTTAACAGTAAGGTGAGCCCTACCGATAAAGTGCCGTAAGTGCCTATGCGTGAATCTTTCATAATGCGCAATTTGTCAGCCACTTCCCAGCCACCGCCAAACCCATCGGCGGTATCGGCAAGGCCATCTTCATGGAAACCGCCCGTCACCATTACGCTGGCCATCATAGCTAAAACGACACTGACCCCATTAGGTAACACATATTGGCAAAGCCAAAATACGGCGGCGCTGACTAGACCAACCAACAAACCCACCACAGCAAAATATCGGCTGGCCTTATTGAGTTTATCACCATCAAATTCCACCCATTTTGGAATAGGTATTCGGGTAAAAAAGCTCACCGCAATCAACAATAAATTGAGCTGTGTTTTAAACCAATGAGGCTTTGTTACTGAACCCGATTGCTGCGACATGATCATCCTTGCTTATATAACTGATTATTCTAATTTTATGGCTCATTAACCTGACTCACTAGCCAGTATGCCGTTACACCACATTGCTCACGCCGGCATGTTCAAAACTGGCCATTTCGTTATAAAAGTTTACCGCAGCTTGAACAATGGGCAACGAAAGTGCGGCTCCCGTCCCCTCACCTAAGCGCAATCCTAATGATAACAAGGGGCTAGCTTGTAGTGATTGCAACATTTTTTGGTGTCCTTGCTCATCAGATTGATGGGCATAGATAAGATAATCTTTACAGTTTTCCTGTAATGCTACCGCCACGAGCGCAGCCGATGTGGCAATAAAGCCATCAATGACCACCAGCATTTTCTTTTCTGCCGCGGCTAAAATGGCTCCCGTCATTTGGACTATTTCAAAGCCCCCTAAGCAGGCCAACACATTCATTGGATCGCTAATGTTCTCTTGATGCAAGTCCATTGCTTGGCTTAGCAGTTCACGCTTAATGGAAAGTGACTCGTCATCGATTCCTGTACCGCGCCCAACGCACTCTTTAACATCTAAGTGAAGCATAGCGGCCATAATGGCAGACGCGGGTGACGTATTACCAATACCCATCTCCCCTAAAGCAATGAAGTTACAACCTGCATCAAAATGGCGTTGTACCGCATCACGGGCGAACAAAAAGCCCTGTTCAACGGTCTGCCGATCCATTGCTGGCTGTTGATGAATGGCTTGTGTGCCTGAGCCTAATCTATGGTTGGTCACGCTAGGATGATCCCATGGGGTTAACATGCCGCAATCGATGACTTCTAATTTCAGCCCCATTTGACGACAAAAAACATTCACCGCCGCCCCGCCGCTGGCAAAGTTCATCACCATTTGCTTGGTCACTTCACTTGGGGCAATGGATACGCCATGTTTGGCAATGCCATGATCGCCAGCAAACACCAACATCGCAGGCTTGTTGATGGCTAATTGCGCAGTGGGATCAAATGTATCACCCAACTGCACTCGTGCAATCTGCATAGCGAGTGACTCTAACTCACCTAATGCACCTAATGGTTTGGTTTTTTGGTCAATTTTATGTTGGATTTGCTCATCCAATTGATGATTAACGGGATCGACTGCAAACATACTTGTTCTCCAAAATACGCCCAAATGGCGTAGACATAAAAATAATAAAAACAGATTACCAGTGAAGCCTAAATTTAGGCTCCTTTTCCTCATCAACCCAAAAAAGTGAGATGGATACCGTCGCGGCATATTCAATGGCTAAGGTATCGTAAATACCTCGGCACTGTTTCAGCCCTAGCACTAAGGAAATAATGGCGCGAATAACACCGCCATGGGTAACAATAATCGCCATGGGCTCTTGGCTTTGTTGAGAGACTTTTTGAGGAAGGTGGTCTAACTCAAGTTGGTTTATCCATTGACGCAATTGATTACACGCTTTATAAAATCCACTGGCTACTCTTTGCTCAAAATGCTGCATGGTTTCAGCATTTGGCGGCGTGTGTTGCCATGGATTTTGCCAATATTGATTCATACTGTCGCCAAACTCAGCATATAAGCGTTCAAAAGAGAGTCCGTCCCAGTCACCAAAATCAATCTCTGCCAACTCCGGCATTAATTGCAGTGCGGGCAACGTTAACCCATCACCCTGGCTAAGGTTGTCATTAGGATTGGGGGTTAAAGACGAACTCGAGACGGAAGGCTCCCTTAAATCAGATAACAGCTGCTCAGCAAACTGGCTACAGCGGTTTAATGGAGAGCTGAACACTTGGATTTGTGGCCAGTGCGGTTTAAAATCCAACTGTTGGATGCTACTGCGCATCTTCGCAAACCCTTGCTCGGTAAGCTCAACATCAATTTTGCCACGTAAAATATTACCCCCTTGGCATTGACCATGGCGTAATAACACAATTTTAGCTTGCCTTATTTTCGTCACTTAACCAGCCCTCCCTATGGCTTAGGCACTCACATCATTCGCTGAATATCATGCCCATTATCTTGTGATCTACTACAAGCACACATTGCTGAGGGAAGTGTATTGGATTTAATTGCCCTTTTACACAGTAAATCAAGATATGCTTATTTTTTATCAATTAATTCTATGGTTTACAAAGGAAAATCACGGGTAACAGGCGCTGGAAGCACCAAGCCTACATGAACTAGTTATTGGATAAACTTAGGATTTGATCAACCAAAACACACTTATGAGGGAAATAGACGTAAAGTTACCGCATAATTAGCGTTTTTTGGGTCAATCATAGCAGCTTCGACTTGATAGTTTCGTATGACTTGTTGAAAGTAGATGAGGTTCATTTCAAGCGACTCAAAGAATAGGAGATACTCTATCTTTAACTAATTCAAAAACGACTGGATCATTACAATCGCCACGGTCAATATCTCAACCTTTCAACGAAAAAGGCTTATACCCTCGCCCTACTTTAGCGATCTCTTTACCGTCAATACGCACGGCGTCAGCGGTAAAAGTATTATGGATAGTGAGTAAGGATGCGCCAACCCCATAGATGTCCACAGGGGCGTTGTGCTGTTCAAACCGTTTAATTTTAGCCACATCAAAACCAGAAGAAACAATAATTTTGACGTGTGCGCCGTTATGTTTATCCAGTGCTTCTCTTAACTTGGTCACCATATTAGGGGTCACACCAAACTCTTCATCATTGGTAAACATTGCATCGGACATGTTAGCGGAAGTGTCTACTCGCACCGAAACAAGACGCTTCCCAAATGCGGCTAATGCTTTTAGTGAGTCTTGAATAACATCATTGTTAAAATCAACCAATGCACTGAGGTCTTCATCGGGGAAAGTTTCATGGTATGCATGTAATGCTGCCACTAAATCCCCTTCAAACATTTGAATCAATGCATGAGGAATGGTACCCACTGCGTTTCCGTCATGTCTCGACACTTGCGCATCGGTAACTTGGGTTTTGATCCCGCCTAGAGCAATGGCATAGCCATCTAGTTCTTGATTAAGATAATGGTCAGCTCTATCACCCATAAAAATGACTTTTTTGCCGTTGGCCACTTGCATCACTTGGTGAGCGTTAGTTGCCAAAGAAGTATTTCGGGAAAGGATGCCATCAATAATGCCTTCATATTCCCCAAATAAGGAATAGTGCCCTTGCAACTCAAGCACCACCTCACCTTTAGCAATATGCGCCCCTTCATTTAAATGCTTAATTGAGTAGCTTGCAGTATTCGTCTGACTGTTTAGCAGTTGCAACACTTCATTCATGCCACCTAAGATTGAATCATCTAAGCGCTGAAAAAATTGTAAAGTGACCACCGAGTTCGGTTTGTGCTTACTCACTATTCTTGACGTTTTATCAAAGTATTTAGCCGAATACTTAAGCATTTTGACTTCCTTTAAAAGAGGGGCTAGGCGTGGTTGACTGTTGCATTTTTATGCACATTTAACCGCCACCTTTAAAACAGTGCCACATTAGCAACTTAATAGTGCAAGGTAAATGACTGCCGATGCAATCGTCTATAAACAGAGCAAAGATGCACTATTATTGCTGTTTTAAGGACAATTTTGCCGAAAATGTCTCAGGATTTGCCTTATAGGCCGTAATGCATGATAAGCAAATACAAGATTTACCCTGAAATTGCGTCGGCAGCAGCTGCAATAATTCTGCCGGTATATGAATATTTTGACACCAACACGGCATCAAAGACTTTGCCGTGCAGGCATTCAACTCCTGACAAAAAGGGCAACGCTGCTCATTTATGTTGTTGTTCATTTTATGCACTTATCTTCATCATCTATCATAGGAGCGACCTTGGGTTCAAAAAAAAGGCAGAGTGTTATTGAATAACATCGCTGTACTCAATAAACGCTCCACCCCTTTATGAATAGGGAACGGTTAACTCTTACAAGAAATGGAAAGTCGCATTTAATGTAAATGAATCCACATTGCCGTCACCTACCTCAAAGTTTTGGTAGCCAGCACCAACAGAAACCATGTCAATGACAAAGTATTCAACGCCAACACCGTACATAATATCAAAACCATCGTCGTCTTTAACTGCGCCAGACTTACCATTTAGGTCATAGTTATGAGCGCCTAAACGACCGTATAGGTGCACAGGGCCAAGATCGATACTTGGTTTAATACCTGCATAAAACGTTTGGAAATCGTATTTTTCCGGACCGTTTTCAAAGGTACCTAATTTCCAGTAACCTGCTTCTAAACCAATAATAGGTAAGATGCCTGTACCTACATGAAAACCAAAGGTAGAGGTGTTGTCACTTTTAAAAGAAGACTGCCCTACAGAGCCCCCAGCGTACAGCCAAGAATCTGCAGCTGCCATTGATGAAACACCCATTAGGCCAATGGCAAGAGCATATTTAACGTACTTCATTCTAACTTCCCGTTTAATTATTTCTTTAGAATCATATTATTATGTATCACAAATAAGAGTTTCGCAGTAAAGATTTACACATTATCTATCGCATTTCTTATTCGTTTGTCCGAAATCGGATACGGAGTGCCTAATTGTTGTGCAAAAAAGCTCACTCGTAGCTCTTGTAGCATCCAATGGATCTCTTTTACCGACTCTGGCACCACAGCCCCTTTCGGGATCTTGTTCTTCAACTCTTGATAGTCTCTGTTCACCGATTCTATCTTAAGAAGTTGCACACGGTCGCGATTAGGATCAATCGGCAGTTTCTCCATGCGTCTTTCTATTGCACGCATGTAACGTAAAATATCCGGTAATTTTTTCCAACCGCAATCGGTAGCAAAACCGCGATATATCAGTCCTTCCACTTGCGCTTTAATATCCGATAAAGCAAAGGCCATGCTTAAGTCTACTCGCCCTTTCAGTTTTTTGTTAATGTTGAAAGCGGTAGTTAAAATGGTCTCTACTTGCTTTGCAATATCCACTACTGTATCGCCTAACTCGGCGCGCACATGCTCTTTTAGCGCTTCAAATTGTTCTGATTGCCACACTAATCCGCCGCGCTGCTCAATAAGTTTATCCACCCCACAAGCAATGCAATCATCAATAAGATCTAATACTTTGCCATAAGGGTTAAAGTACAAACCCAGTTTTGATTTGTTCGGTAAATTTTGGTGCAGGTATTTCACCGGCGACGGCACATTGAGTAGCACCAAGCGGCGCTGACCGGCTTGCATTGCTTGCTGTTGCTCGTACTCAGTCTCAAACAGTTTAATTGCAACGCTTTGCTTGGCATCGACAATGGCTGGATAGGCTTTTACTTGATAACCCCCACGCTTTTGCTCATACACTTTCGGGATCTCGCCAAAGCTCCAAGTATGCAAGTCTTTCTGCTCTATATCATCGTCGGCCACTTTAGATAGCGTCTGTTGCACTTTCTCTTTTAAAGCGTCTTTCAGTTCATACAAATCCCCATGCTCTTTAAGCTTACGATGACGGTGATCCACCGCGCGGTAAGTCACTTTAAGATGTTCAGGGATCTGCTCTAACTTCCAATCATCTCGCACCACTTCAACCCCGGTCATACGGCGTAACTCTTTTTCTAGGCTGTCTAATAACGGCGCTTCAAGGGGAGTTACGCGGGATAAAAATGCATCGGCATAATTTGGCGCCGGTACAAAGTTACGGCGTAAGGTTTTCGGTAATGACTTGATTAAACTGACCACCAATTCATGGCGTAAGCCTGGGATCTGCCAATCAAAGCCTTCAGGTTTCACTTGGTTTAATACCGGTAGCGGTATGTGCACTGTGACACCGTCATTGTCATCCCCTGGCTCAAATTGATAGCTGAGTTTCAGTTTCAATCCGTTTTGATGCCAAAAATTAGGGTAGTCCAACTCAGTAACATGAGAGGCATCGCTTCTAAACAGCATCGCCTTTTCAAAGTTCAATAGCTCGGCATTGCTTTTACGCTCTTTATTCCACCAGCTATCAAAATGACGCCCAGAAATGGCCTCGGTAGACACTCGTTGGTCATAAAAGTCAAACAGCTCATCATCGTCCACCAAAATATCGCGGCGACGAGACTTATGCTCTAGCTCTTCCACTTCTCGTAATAATTTGCGGTTTTGCTTAAAGAAGTGGTGTTTAGTTTCCCAATCCCCTTCCACCATCGCCGAACGAATAAAGATTTCGCGGCATAAAGTAGAATCAATAGGCCCATAATTAACGGTGCGTTTTGCCACAATGGGGATCCCATACAGG from Vibrio rarus includes the following:
- a CDS encoding lactate/malate family dehydrogenase, yielding MKIGVIGAGSVGVGICNYLLTLGSVSELVVLDQNLQRAEGEVLDFRHTAALTFSKNTQIIGSDDYQSLKNADIVVITAGAQIKQGQTRMDLAEINAKIGVDIAQQVNLVAPNTTLIVVSNPCDIVTHFIVKNTDFAASKVISSGCVIDTARLMSIVASRVNLDPKNVFGYVLGEHGSNCFTPKSLISIAGQPADYYCDTNQLDRIDADELLESVKHVGFEIFKRKQNTSHGIAASVFRIIQSIMIDERSVLPIATMIDGEYGLHNVVMSLPTVVGKNGRESVLIHPFTTQELAVLANIAENIQQDVASVAKGTGLHH
- the cobU gene encoding bifunctional adenosylcobinamide kinase/adenosylcobinamide-phosphate guanylyltransferase, which encodes MMIHLVLGGARSGKSRYGESMAKQYAEQGLRCIYIATATALDGEMAERIARHQQDRMDSKLDWQLIETPMALASTLQQHSADDCVILVDCLTLYLTNHLIASEDSQACDALWQQQKQALLACLPQLKGEVIFISNEVGSGIVPLGELTRRFADEAGWLNQAIAQKADNVTLVVAGLPLSLKQA
- a CDS encoding adenosylcobinamide-GDP ribazoletransferase — its product is MSQQSGSVTKPHWFKTQLNLLLIAVSFFTRIPIPKWVEFDGDKLNKASRYFAVVGLLVGLVSAAVFWLCQYVLPNGVSVVLAMMASVMVTGGFHEDGLADTADGFGGGWEVADKLRIMKDSRIGTYGTLSVGLTLLLKWQLLVEIAAFNPVYAVVALIAAHCLSRVVAASIIYSEQYVSEDNGSKSKPLAQFQHINDLLILCVTGLIVLGGLSGILTLTLSCILLLTLVVTRQLLVWGFHRQIGGYTGDTLGAAQQVSELVCYIIILTIGLSS
- the cobT gene encoding nicotinate-nucleotide--dimethylbenzimidazole phosphoribosyltransferase; the protein is MFAVDPVNHQLDEQIQHKIDQKTKPLGALGELESLAMQIARVQLGDTFDPTAQLAINKPAMLVFAGDHGIAKHGVSIAPSEVTKQMVMNFASGGAAVNVFCRQMGLKLEVIDCGMLTPWDHPSVTNHRLGSGTQAIHQQPAMDRQTVEQGFLFARDAVQRHFDAGCNFIALGEMGIGNTSPASAIMAAMLHLDVKECVGRGTGIDDESLSIKRELLSQAMDLHQENISDPMNVLACLGGFEIVQMTGAILAAAEKKMLVVIDGFIATSAALVAVALQENCKDYLIYAHQSDEQGHQKMLQSLQASPLLSLGLRLGEGTGAALSLPIVQAAVNFYNEMASFEHAGVSNVV
- a CDS encoding histidine phosphatase family protein gives rise to the protein MTKIRQAKIVLLRHGQCQGGNILRGKIDVELTEQGFAKMRSSIQQLDFKPHWPQIQVFSSPLNRCSQFAEQLLSDLREPSVSSSSLTPNPNDNLSQGDGLTLPALQLMPELAEIDFGDWDGLSFERLYAEFGDSMNQYWQNPWQHTPPNAETMQHFEQRVASGFYKACNQLRQWINQLELDHLPQKVSQQSQEPMAIIVTHGGVIRAIISLVLGLKQCRGIYDTLAIEYAATVSISLFWVDEEKEPKFRLHW
- a CDS encoding nicotinate phosphoribosyltransferase, with product MLKYSAKYFDKTSRIVSKHKPNSVVTLQFFQRLDDSILGGMNEVLQLLNSQTNTASYSIKHLNEGAHIAKGEVVLELQGHYSLFGEYEGIIDGILSRNTSLATNAHQVMQVANGKKVIFMGDRADHYLNQELDGYAIALGGIKTQVTDAQVSRHDGNAVGTIPHALIQMFEGDLVAALHAYHETFPDEDLSALVDFNNDVIQDSLKALAAFGKRLVSVRVDTSANMSDAMFTNDEEFGVTPNMVTKLREALDKHNGAHVKIIVSSGFDVAKIKRFEQHNAPVDIYGVGASLLTIHNTFTADAVRIDGKEIAKVGRGYKPFSLKG
- a CDS encoding cysteine-rich CWC family protein produces the protein MNNNINEQRCPFCQELNACTAKSLMPCWCQNIHIPAELLQLLPTQFQGKSCICLSCITAYKANPETFSAKLSLKQQ
- a CDS encoding porin family protein, yielding MKYVKYALAIGLMGVSSMAAADSWLYAGGSVGQSSFKSDNTSTFGFHVGTGILPIIGLEAGYWKLGTFENGPEKYDFQTFYAGIKPSIDLGPVHLYGRLGAHNYDLNGKSGAVKDDDGFDIMYGVGVEYFVIDMVSVGAGYQNFEVGDGNVDSFTLNATFHFL